The proteins below are encoded in one region of Scylla paramamosain isolate STU-SP2022 chromosome 8, ASM3559412v1, whole genome shotgun sequence:
- the LOC135102625 gene encoding uncharacterized protein LOC135102625 encodes MQRFFKCVEPLSKIETGYTKHLRHQPAQQSLVQQLWRCSCRVRRGYGAVGMWGCGVVGMRASGAVPGNTKSARQFIEGAGPTREVEVWAEGRVDTTGYKRPIKGRRCHSAGSGRCGPRSAGMKTLVVILAVVVACKAAPQFAHPPQMLLEFGVDDHGCTVAPTGMVCPWGPVQFLGEAKGVDKVWIPPPTQRPVQYQQHAVQHHQTAFTGLVGPSGVVGPSGLVGPTGPVAFGR; translated from the exons ATGCAACgattttttaagtgtgttgaaCCATTAAGTAAGATTGAGACAGGGTACACGAAACACTTGCGGCACCAGCCCGCTCAACAGTCCCTCGTACAGCAGCTGTGGCGGTGTAGCTGCCGTGTCAGGCGAGGCTATGGGGCTGTAGGAATGTGGGGCTGCGGGGTTGTGGGAATGCGGGCCTCCGGGGCTGTGCCAGGAAATACAAAGAGCGCCAGACAGTTTATCGAGGGAGCAGGTCCTACCAGGGAAGTGGAAGTGTGGGCTGAAGGCCGCGTGGACACCACTGGGTATAAGAGGCCGATAAAGGGCAGGAGGTGCCATTCTGCGGGCAGCGGGCGGTGTGGACCGAGATCAGCAGGCATGAAGACACTG GTGGTGatactggcggtggtggtggcgtgtaaGGCGGCACCGCAGTTCGCGCACCCACCCCAAATGTTGCTGGAGTTCGGCGTGGACGATCACGGCTGCACCGTGGCGCCCACCGGTATGGTGTGTCCCTGGGGACCCGTCCAGTTCCTCGGGGAGGCGAAGGGCGTAGACAAGGTGTGGATCCCCCCGCCAACCCAGAGGCCGGTCCAGTACCAGCAGCACGCCGTGCAGcaccaccagacagccttcacCGGGCTGGTAGGACCCTCCGGGGTGGTCGGGCCCTCCGGATTGGTGGGACCCACGGGACCTGTTGCTTTCGGTCGCTAG